In Zerene cesonia ecotype Mississippi chromosome 17, Zerene_cesonia_1.1, whole genome shotgun sequence, a single genomic region encodes these proteins:
- the LOC119833184 gene encoding centromere-associated protein E-like isoform X2 codes for MSDNIKVVVKVRPLISREIEEKLNYQWRVQNNTLYQIDQSGRDCGPSFTFDKVYDKDTKTSDVYNDIAKPIVEAATAGFNGTIFAYGQTSSGKTYTMTGTEESPGIIPLAVLNLFDIIKNIPDRDFLIRVSYVEIYNETLTDLLSADKKVVKIQETLQGLRVDATEKVTTSPDEVLETMLQGKANRQTASTNMNDESSRSHSIFQITIESREHIEGEEEVGSVHVSQLNLVDLAGSERAGQTGATGLRFKEGTHINKSLSALALVIKQLSEDQNKHVNYRDSKLTRILQNSLGGNAKTSIICAVTPASVEETISTLQFANRAKAIKNTPAVNAVATNTSMIQNLTKQLCMLKTALENKKNVEQDNCNLQKQIANLQKLIINGFHQRSSTDLITGARRKLHQPRRITISTLHPIQEDTVPSNIPKFCTPSLKYNPLHIPSSSDFTPISETGALSILQETPRLVTPPLADKKVNFTEEIINLDSDDETTSDVPCSPYHGCYEKSKTPPCVLRKHAKQAEKNLKELIELTEREKQYSPTVGDLAARCKDFETKLTDCEVSYETLLKKYQSREKELLSLLEEQNSWKSSNANGTMGSPNQTMMLHEDTTKRKNENSENELMLKNLSNTVSELQTQITFKEQTILELQAVVTAQKHKIDTIENVNEELNEMLTNYKQNVLILENENVNFVSKVKKLSSIIESQKTEIMSASADVDSYNSVIQELQIKLADQVCSKKKTMENSDIETMIANEEMFIASNENMKNLIQTLKSALDSKTEELNKLKLENSNHNISNDKTYKDDLSMLQEEIVRLKNKLSYNEKVIDDLKEEKAKFSSTERELLDKLTEVKSYQDNLQKLNLESEMELQTLKDLYKKLSSEGLAAKEKFQTRENELNIEIESMSQRISTLENDIKIKDQLITSLNAEDNKSQENFYIAKQSLNKIQDIIILLTGNIQEVPDIIDNFVGAFKILSEKLALLERIIKDSLEEKKNLQVSLEDCESEISKLKRTLDNAFESLDEITSDFGGFVATDTNEDSTYDLQSKIKSFINKMKVMQQNLIQNLEEKKLVISKITSELNSKELELNTKTTELSSVSKEMVEVIKERENLLNIIGSQLHKIISEFSIVPCEFNNDSYESEIINFMIDNISNYMKTIILENNEKINNVDIILAQAKKEISELTDQNHKLSGDISQVEFEKNALIKEIETIQDVKQRLVNDLTHSNTILSDLKEEIKSKVSEIEIIENRARDWKEQFLNIDSSMKRQVSELEFENANLREELDRKTSKFYLNNSYLNGSNKEKSVNDIELISPPSLLTICCNKIVEAIQPSESDECISAHSSQMCNSDVQSDYKYNQLQSDIEILQFENTKLKQKIENLEIYNNHLITEQEEARNEIRLLLESAYELQKKVITHRTNLCTLTATTYAENKSLSSQLKFLQLYHSLFDKACQKEIPEFKKQLQDLMIILKSDYTQHPNDSLRRCSLPNALENSMIQTSLKYESLLDGDLLMLDTNITLTTCDNTLTGHDQTCFDVTQSCNEVGCQTNNANDLQVPYIDLNAKQKLVESLESLKVENDKLRTMVDDYQLNKPSPVDSQNSPFNSPNKVYNKLSCDKCVKFEEKLKSQMVTLNEINLLEEKLTELKAQKDELEAKYNNLKLEIPTTDALVVKLRNLEKDHSLKTTEIDKLKMTLSKKNEDMKNLQEENDSLSNQIMEIIDEGDNLRKEIDYLKQINTELTNKISELEILGTESDKQREMCPQCLQKDETISSLQSKLVVDPHKRLSRSYSDSDSSSQYNKICTLQSELHAGREDCNELKNEVTNIKNHLERSNISIDQAMDLDESIGNSQSFTCNKECNNDSLFDKSNMPDIPEERPSDLYSLDRIDCVNYCAEKIGADKENFNCDTKIIDIMTMLYDNLINKHNNEIENLVNKLRDFEESKNSLQTKLNEITTIQKKFINELEEKDMYLQTMANVVSQIKNNLSFINSSTKDSDILETIDYFKDNFFTVIDKEFGLASIEVFQTILLQLKEKYNLDLNKILDENKSLQDQSTKISEEFKQVSSQFSLLKNQLLDKENDYNLLTKQKEKMYEISNAVTLNIVKKEDELRTLVKNVYEKLLNKKIIHAEVIDMNLPASEILPILFDFILQKDINTSNKDQMENLMLEIEELKSLLEEKNKQLHSIKEEYEKFKDIHNDKSKLIEDKDNQIKHLGSIHESLKDIYDKKLEENEANLVIISKLTDEVKILKENIERKETAIQALEAQSQTEKQMRDSPNDNALLEMTKKVQKYTEELENLRSANKILLREKESSSIELDKANNTIKKNKLEMEKMMSDVLILKESVDQNSNVLENLRLESKTLLEQNALLKQQIQEKTKECSRLEINIKTHQKTAEIQTKMIIRLQKEKAEVESADTEHKKQLEEMSLKLIEIQQNMEQNKAYVEEIESLKNIRQSLEERVSELEVEIQNKVQSYTEAGESSRSRRQSLYDSMRIFSDNSEDQRKIEAVFKSRKCDELFMDVDDSSSRSTPVRLSKGRESLASRHEQSEEEGSRASSVQASRRRRQSIHDAHRSVSALETSRRPSVDRNNESSGSDTSSEISKLRKQVAAYREELEDLREKYNDLDQECETCAEYLRERDEQCRRLVREKRELESAILELKQQIQKSNPNAALKNASVDAAVNTDKDWANLHSVVVDRMSYDAEVEKNKKLTKCIEELRYTKQELKNTLGKMQKAIDKHAHKDKEIEVLKSELEHCNTELSSLRERCRELDEECDTCAEYLKERDEQCHRLKEAKAMLENENLELRQKIHSASNKTTARMDTAVNTDEDSAKLHSAVLSYEAEVDKNKKLMKLVEELRHKKQELKMTITKMQKTIDKNTHTAKELEATKSELERCNKELSDVRERCRELEEECDTCAEYLKEREEQCHRLKEAKASLEMKLLEYQESSLCMSVRKKRRQTLHDQNRRPEADRVDVATETSDDFLSYQVERDETSKKSDDRHAEELKRLRIALERLSRQKASLEQRLAVASAAAPLYVATGSAIVQNQQFADVMKENQRLKKINAKLVHICKKGKPNNTNQENEDPADDNN; via the exons atgagTGATAATATAAAGGTAGTTGTCAAAGTTCGGCCTCTTATTTCACGCGAAATAGAAGAAAAACTTAACTATCAATGGCGCGTTCAAAACAATACACTTTACCAAATCGACCAAAGCGGTAGGGATTGTGGTCCATCGTTTACATTTG ACAAAGTTTATGATAAAGACACGAAAACCAGTGatgtatataatgatattgCCAAACCTATTGTGGAGGCGGCAACTGCCGGCTTCAATGGTACTATATTTGCATATGGTCAGACATCATCAGGCAAAACTTACACCATGACAGGCACTGAAGAATCTCCAGGGATCATCCCACTagctgtattaaatttatttgatattattaaaaatattcctgACAGAGATTTTCTAATAAG AGTCTCATatgtagaaatatataatgaaacattaaCAGACTTGCTAAGCGCTGATAAAAAAGTTGTAAAGATACAAGAAACATTACAAGGCTTAAGAGTTGATGCAACAGAGAAAGTAACAACCTCGCCAGATGAGGTGCTGGAAACCATGTTGCAg GGCAAAGCAAATAGACAAACAGCATCAACAAATATGAATGATGAAAGTAGTAGATCTCATTCAATATTCCAAATT ACAATAGAGTCTCGAGAGCATATCGAAGGCGAGGAGGAAGTTGGTTCAGTACATGTATCTCAACTGAATCTAGTAGATTTAGCGGGTTCAGAGCGAGCAGGACAAACAGGTGCCACTGGACTGCGGTTTAAAGAGGGTACTCATATCAACAAGTCCTTGTCGGCTCTAGCTCTAGTTATAAAACAACTGTCGGAGGACCAAAACaa ACACGTGAATTACCGCGATAGTAAATTGACGCGGATTTTGCAGAACTCTCTTGGTGGCAATGCCAAAACTAGTATAATATGTGCTGTAACACCCGCAAGTGTTGAAGAAACAATATCTACTTTACA gTTTGCAAATAGAGcgaaagcaattaaaaatacaccTGCCGTGAATGCAGTTGCAACTAACACAAGTATGATACAAAACTTAACGAAACAATTATGCATGTTAAAGACAGCActggaaaataaaaagaatgttGAG CAAGACAACTGTAACTTGCAAAAACAAATTGCAAACCtacagaaattaattattaatggatTCCACCAAAGAAGTAGTACAGATTTAATAACAGGAGCTCGGAGAAAGTTACATCAGCCGAGAAGGATAACAATATCGACATTACATCCCATACAAGAAGATACTGTGCCTAGTAACATTCCTAAATTTTGTACTCCAAGCTTGAAATACAA tCCTTTACACATACCGAGTAGTTCCGATTTCACACCCATAAGTGAAACAGGAGCTCTTTCTATTCTTCAAGAGACCCCGAGACTGGTGACACCTCCTCTCGCagataaaaaagttaattttactgaggaaattattaatttag ATAGTGACGACGAGACTACTTCAGATGTACCTTGTTCGCCTTATCATGGATGTTACG AAAAATCTAAAACTCCACCGTGTGTGTTGCGGAAACACGCTAAACAAGCCGAGAAGAATCTAAaagaattaattgaattgacCGAAAGAGAGAAGCAATATTCACCTACTGTG gGGGATTTAGCAGCTCGCTGTAAggattttgaaacaaaattaactgACTGCGAAGTTAGTTACGaaactttattgaaaaaatatcaatcaaGAGAAAAGGAACTTCTGTCTCTCCTGGAAGAACAAAATTCTTGGAAAAGTTCAAACGCAAATG gTACAATGGGTTCTCCTAACCAAACAATGATGTTGCATGAGGAtacaacaaaaagaaaaaatgaaaattcagaaaatgaattaatgttGAAAAATTTGAGTAATACTGTTAGCGAATTGCAGACACAAATCACTTTTAAAGAACAAACAATATTAGAATTACAAGCTGTTGTTACGGctcaaaaacacaaaattgatacaattgaaaatgttaacGAGGAACTCAATGAAATgcttacaaattacaaacaaaatgttttaattttagaaaatgaGAATGTTAATTTTGTGTCCAAAGTTAAAAAACTATCTTCTATTATAGAAAGTCAAAAAACAGAAATTATGTCTGCTTCTGCTGATGTAGATTCGTACAATAGCGTAATTCAAGAGTTGCAAATTAAATTAGCCGATCAAGTTTGTTCCAAGAAAAAGACAATGGAAAATAGCGATATAGAAACAATGATTGCTAATGAAGAAATGTTTATCGCTAGCAATGAGAATATGAAGAATTTGATTCAAACATTGAAATCTGCATTGGATTCGAAGACTGAAGAACTAAATAAACTGAAATTAGAAAATTCGAACCATAATATATCTAACGACAAAACCTATAAAGATGATTTAAGTATGCTTCAAGAAGAAATTGTCAggctaaaaaataaactaagttATAATGAGAAAGTTATTGATGACCTCAAGGAAGAAAAAGCAAAATTTTCTTCTACAGAACGAGAACTTTTAGACAAACTGACTGaagtaaaaagttatcaaGATAATTTACAAAAGCTTAATTTGGAAAGTGAAATGGAATTGCAAACCCTGAAAGACCTTTATAAGAAACTATCATCTGAGGGATTAGCTGCAAAGGAAAAATTCCAAACACGTGAAAATGAACTCAATATCGAAATTGAAAGCATGTCACAAAGAATAAGTACACTTGAGAATGACATTAAAATCAAGGATCAACTTATTACTTCGCTTAACGCTGAAGATAATAAATCACAAGAGAATTTCTATATTGCAAAACAAtctcttaataaaatacaggatataataattttgttaacagGAAATATACAAGAAGTTCCAGATATTATTGACAACTTTGTAGGAGCTTTTAAAATACTGAGTGAAAAATTAGCCTTGTTagaaagaataattaaagatagtttagaagaaaagaaaaatttgcAAGTTTCATTAGAAGACTGTGAAAGTGAAATATCAAAACTTAAACGAACATTAGACAATGCTTTTGAAAGTCTAGATGAAATAACCAGTGACTTCGGAGGGTTTGTGGCTACAGATACAAATGAAGATTCCACTTATGATCTACAaagcaaaattaaaagttttatcaaCAAAATGAAAGTCATGCAACAAAATCTAATTCAAAACCTAGAGGAGAAAAAATTAGTAATTAGCAAGATAACGTCCGAACTTAATAGCAAAGAATTAGAATTAAATACTAAGACTACTGAACTATCTTCGGTATCCAAGGAAATGGTTGaagtaataaaagaaagagaaaacttattaaatatcattggCAGTCAActccataaaataatatctgaaTTCAGTATAGTCCCATGTGAGTTTAACAATGACTCCTATGaaagtgaaattataaattttatgattgataACATATCAAACTATATGAAAACCataattttagaaaacaatgagaaaataaataatgttgatattattttggCTCAAGCTAAAAAGGAAATATCTGAACTGACTGACCAAAATCATAAGTTGAGCGGTGATATATCACAGGTAGAATTTGAAAAGAAtgctttaataaaagaaattgaaacAATTCAGGATGTTAAACAAAGATTAGTTAATGATTTAACTCATAGCAACACAATATTAAGTGACCTTAAAgaagaaattaaatcaaaagtaagtgaaatagaaataattgagAATAGAGCGAGAGATTGGAAGGAACAATTCCTTAATATTGATTCTTCAATGAAGCGTCAAGTAAGTGAgcttgaatttgaaaatgcaAATCTTAGGGAAGAATTAGATAGGAAGACtagtaagttttatttgaataactcTTATCTTAACGGaagtaataaagaaaagtcAGTCAATGATATTGAATTGATATCGCCTCCAAGTCTTCTTACGATTTgctgtaataaaatagtgGAAGCAATTCAACCAAGTGAAAGTGATGAATGCATTAGTGCTCATAGCTCGCAAATGTGTAACTCTGATGTCCAAAgtgattataaatacaatcagTTACAATCTGATATTGAAATTCTACAGTTTGAAAACACAAAGCTAAAACAGAAAATTGAAAatcttgaaatatataataatcatttaataacaGAGCAGGAAGAGGCTCGCAATGAAATACGTTTGCTTTTGGAATCCGCGTATGAATTGCAGAAAAAAGTTATCACTCATAGAACTAATTTGTGTACTTTGACAGCAACCACATATGCAGAGAATAAGTCACTTAGTTCGCAACTTAAATTTCTTCAACTTTATCACAGTTTGTTTGATAAAGCTTGCCAGAAAGAAATACCCGAGTTTAAGAAACAATTGCAGGAtcttatgataatattaaaatcagatTATACGCAACACCCAAATGATAGCTTAAGAAGATGTTCATTGCCAAACGCATTGGAAAACAGTATGATTCaaacatcattaaaatatgaatcgCTTTTAGATGGTGATCTCCTCATGTTagatacaaatataactttaactACATGTGATAATACATTAACAGGACATGATCAAACTTGTTTCGATGTAACACAAAGCTGTAATGAAGTGGGTTGTCAAACAAACAATGCTAATGATTTACAGGTTCCATATATAGATCTAAATGCGAAACAAAAATTAGTAGAATCTCTGGAATCTTTGAAAGTTGAGAATGATAAGTTGCGAACAATGGTAGATGATTACCAGCTGAACAAACCTAGTCCTGTAGACTCACAAAATAGTCCTTTTAATAGTCCAAATAAAGTATACAACAAACTTTCCTGTGATAAATGTGTTAAGtttgaagaaaaattaaaatctcaaatggtaactttaaatgaaatcaacCTGTTGGAAGAAAAATTAACTGAATTAAAAGCACAAAAAGATGAATTAGAAGCgaagtataataatttgaaactaGAAATTCCAACTACTGATGCATTAGTAGTTAAACTGAGAAATTTAGAAAAAGATCATAgcttaaaaactactgaaattGACAAACTTAAAATGACTCTCAGTAAGAAAAATGAAGACATGAAAAATTTACAAGAAGAAAATGATTCCTTATCTAATCAAATAATGGAGATTATAGACGAAGGTGATAATTTAAGGAAAGAAATTGATTATTTGAAGCAAATAAACACGGAattgacaaataaaatctCAGAATTGGAAATCCTTGGTACAGAAAGTGATAAACAAAGGGAAATGTGTCCGCAATGTCTTCAAAAAGATGAAACTATAAGTTCATTGCAAAGTAAACTAGTTGTGGATCCTCACAAGAGATTAAGTAGAAGTTACAGTGATTCAGATAGTTCATcacagtataataaaatttgtacactTCAAAGTGAACTGCATGCAGGACGAGAAGACTGTAATGAACTCAAGAATGAAgtcactaatattaaaaatcatttagaaAGGAGCAATATATCTATAGACCAAGCTATGGATTTAGATGAAAGTATAGGTAATTCTCAATCATTTACTTGTAATAAAGAATGTAATAATGATAGTCTATTCGATAAATCTAATATGCCAGATATACCCGAAGAACGTCCGTCGGATTTGTATAGTTTAGATAGAATTGATTGTGTTAATTACTGCGCTGAAAAAATTGGTGCCGATAAGGAAAATTTCAATTgcgatacaaaaattattgacaTTATGACAATGCTATATGATAATCTcatcaataaacataataatgagATCGAAAACTTAGTCAATAAACTTAGAGACTTTGAAGAGTCGAAGaattcattacaaacaaaactaaatgaaattacaactatacaaaagaaatttatCAATGAATTAGAAGAAAAAGATATGTATCTCCAAACAATGGCTAATGTTGTTTCCCAAATTAAGAACAATCTTTCTTTTATCAATAGTTCAACCAAGGACTCGGACATACTTGAaacaattgattattttaaggaCAACTTCTTCACTGTTATTGATAAAGAATTTGGTCTGGCTAGCATTGAAGTGTTTCAAACTATTTTACtacaattaaaagaaaaatataatttagatttaaacaaaatattagacGAGAATAAATCGTTACAAGATCAATCTACTAAGATTTCTGAAGAATTCAAACAAGTTAGCAGTCAATTCAGTCTTCTAAAGAATCAATTATTAGACAAAGAAAACGATTACAATCTTCTCACGAAACAGAAAGAAAAGATGTACGAGATAAGTAATGCTGTGACATTGAATATAGTGAAAAAAGAGGACGAACTGCGGACGTtggttaaaaatgtttatgagaagctattaaacaaaaaaattattcacgcGGAAGTAATTGACATGAATCTACCTGCTTCCGAAATCTTACCaattttattcgattttatattacaaaaagatATTAACACCAGTAATAAAGACCAAATGGAAAATCTTATGCTTGAAATAGAAGAATTGAAATCATTATTAGAAGAAAAGAACAAACAGTTACATTCCATCAAAGAAGAATACGAAAAATTTAAGGACATACATAATGACAAAAGTAAGTTAATAGAAGATAAAGATAATCAAATTAAGCATCTAGGATCAATACACGAATCTCTTAAAGATATATACGACAAGAAACTTGAAGAAAATGAGGCGAATTTAGTCATAATCAGCAAACTTACAGATGAAGTTAAAATactcaaagaaaatattgaaagaaaggAAACCGCTATTCAGGCATTAGAAGCACAATCACAAACTGAAAAACAAATGAGAGACTCCCCTAATGACAACGCATTATTGGAAATGActaaaaaagtacaaaaatatacagaagAATTGGAAAATTTGAGATCtgctaataaaatactattgcGAGAAAAAGAATCATCGTCTATCGAATTAGATAAAGccaataacacaataaaaaaaaataaactcgaAATGGAGAAAATGATGTCTGATGTGCTGATTTTGAAAGAATCTGTTgatcaaaattcaaatgttttggAGAACTTAAGGCTGGAGTCTAAAACATTACTTGAACAAAATGCATTACTTAAGCAACAAATCCAAGAAAAGACAAAGGAATGCTCACGtctggaaataaatattaagacgCACCAAAAAACAGCAGAAATACAGACCAAAATGATTATCAG ACTCCAAAAAGAAAAGGCGGAAGTAGAATCAGCAGACACTGAACATAAGAAACAATTAGAGGAGATGTCATTGAAGTTAATCgaaattcaacaaaatatgGAACAGAATAAGGCATATGTCGAAGAAATTGAatctttgaaaaatattagacAAAGCCTAGAG gAGCGTGTTTCGGAATTAGAGGTCGAAATACAGAATAAAGTGCAATCGTATACAGAGGCGGGAGAATCTTCTAGAAGCCGACGACAAAGCTTATACGATTCTATGCGGATATTCTCTGATAATAGTGaag atcaaagaaaaatagaaGCGGTATTCAAGTCTCGTAAATGCGACGAGTTGTTTATGGACGTGGATGATAGTTCCAGTAGGAGCACACCGGTTCGATTGAGTAAAGG GCGTGAAAGCTTAGCGTCACGACACGAACAG AGTGAAGAAGAAGGATCTCGAGCCAGCAGTGTGCAGGCTTCCCGGCGCCGCCGTCAGAGCATACACGATGCGCACAGGAGTGTCAGTGCGCTTG AAACATCTCGTCGGCCCAGTGTCGATCGGAACAACGAATCCTCGGGCAGTGACACCAGCAG CGAAATATCAAAACTGCGCAAACAAGTAGCGGCGTACCGAGAGGAGCTGGAGGATCTGCGCGAGAAGTACAACGACCTGGACCAGGAGTGCGAGACGTGCGCCGAGTACCTGCGGGAGAGGGACGAGCAGTGCAGGCGGCTGGTTAGGGAGAAACGGGAGCTGGAG aGCGCGATCCTggaattaaaacaacaaatacaaaagaGCAATCCAAACGCTGCCCTCAAGAACGCTTCCGTTGATGCGGCGGTTAATACAGATAAAG ATTGGGCCAATCTTCACTCTGTGGTAGTAGACAGGATGTCCTACGACGCCGAGGTTGAGAAGAATAAGAAATTGACGAAATGCATCGAGGAGCTGCGCTACACGAAACAGGAGTTGAAGAACACTTTGGGCAAGATGCAGAAGGCAATAGACAAACACGCACATAAGGACAA GGAGATAGAAGTATTGAAATCTGAATTGGAACATTGCAATACGGAATTGTCGAGTCTCCGCGAGAGATGTCGCGAGCTGGACGAAGAGTGTGACACTTGCGCGGAATATCTCAAGGAGAGAGATGAACAATGCCACAGACTCAAAGAGGCAAAGGCTATGTTGGAG AACGAAAACCTAGAATTGAGACAAAAGATTCACAGTGCCAGCAATAAGACAACCGCCAGGATGGATACTGCAGTCAATACTGATGAAG ACTCGGCAAAATTACATTCTGCAGTCTTGTCTTATGAGGCAGAAGTGGACAAGAACAAAAAGTTAATGAAACTCGTTGAAGAGCTGCGACACAAGAAACAAGAGCTAAAAATGACCATTACCAAAATGCAGAAaactattgataaaaatacacacacgGCCAA GGAATTAGAAGCGACGAAATCGGAATTGGAGCGGTGTAACAAGGAGTTGTCGGACGTGCGCGAGAGATGCCGCGAGCTGGAGGAAGAGTGCGACACGTGCGCCGAGTATCTCAAGGAGAGGGAGGAGCAGTGTCACCGGCTGAAGGAGGCCAAAGCGTCGCTTGAG